The Oreochromis aureus strain Israel breed Guangdong linkage group 7, ZZ_aureus, whole genome shotgun sequence region TTGGAAAAACTGTCGAACTATCTTCTTGTTTCTCAGCATTATTCTCTGTTGGATCTGTTTCTGATGACTTTACATCTGTCTCtagttcagtttgttttgtaacTGTTTCGGTCTggcttctttcttcttcttcttctggttTGGCGTCTTCTCCTTCAGTTGGCTTTCCATCTCTCTCATCTCTGGTGGTCACTTCATTCCCGTCCTGTACGCTTTCAGCTTCTGTTTTGGCCACAGCCAACGCATTCTCTTCTCCATCTCCGTCGCCTTCATCAGCAGTCTCTGCCGGCGATGCcgtctctttctcctcctctctttgCTCCTTCCCTCCAGCCTCTTCGTTTTCCTGCACAATGACGTCAACTGGAGTCAGAGGCGTTAGATCTAGACATGTCTTAGGAGGGGATGCTACTTTTCTCCTAGGAGGGGCGACTGGCTTGTCTATTTCTGAATCTTTTTTCCACAAATCCCGAACACAGACATTGCTCTCTTCCAAGGCTGCGGGATGATCATCTATACTTGTCCAGTCTGCTTCCTCTGAGGGAAACTCAAAGCTTGAGATGCTAAGTTGATCGACTGGGATTTCTGTTGGTTTTTCAACTGTTATAGACACACTCCTTACTGTCTTGGATTTACTcttttttgctgtttgtgtgtcgtCTTCTTCCAGAAGTCGAGGGAAAGGCTCTATGTCGCATGGAGAAGAATTGGCGCTGGACCTGAAGAAGTCTGTAATATCATCCTCTGAGTTAGGCACCTCGCCTTTTTCAGGCTTGGTCACAAAAACACCAAGGTCATACAAATCCTCAGATATTATCCGAGGTCCTTCCACTGGGCATTTTTCTTTATCTGTTGGTTCCCCTTCCACAACAGGAGTCTCATCTATCAGGACATATTTCTCTAAATACCCCCTGGCCTCTCGGTCCGAATGCCTGCTGTGGAAGGACTTCTCCGAGGTCACACTTTCAGTGTCCTCTTCTTTTATCCGGCTGCCGAGTGCTTCCTCGTAAAGGTCTGTATAAAGGAAGGCCATGGCTTTGGGTTCCTCCAGCAAAATGGGATCGATAATTTTCGAGGGCCCTTCGGGTAGAAAGATTGGTGTGAGGACATCTTCTTGGCTTCCAAACAAATTCGAACCACTCTGTTTTGAGGGAAGCCTAGAGGGTGCACTTTCTGCTGCTCCACCTCCATCTGTTGCCCCTGGACTTTTCAGAAAGTAGTCGTCTGTACCGCCATAAAAGACTTCATCTAAAAGCTCGTCAGCAAGTTCCACCAGACTGATTGTGTCTGACTTGTCGACATCTGCACTTTTGGTGCTGGTGGTTTCTTTAGTCTGCGCATGTTTCTCAGTGTACTGACTCTCAGTAGCAGTCTTTGCCTCTGGTTCCACCTGTCCTTCTGCAGTCACAGCAGGACCTCCTGGAGCCTGAGCATCAATCAGCGCGAATGCCTCAAAGTAGTCCAcatttcctgctgctgctctgctttgCATTCTGGCCACCGGAGCTCCCGGTGGATCCATGGAATCTAGATCCACAGGAGGGCAAGGGTTGACTCGGTAATCTATTGTTGGGCCTGATTCTACAGAGATCAGCAGCTCATTTTCATGGATCTCCTCACTAGCTTTAGGAACAAGACTTTCCTCCAGGTATGAAAGATTGTCCACCATTTCTTTGCTGACTTCTTCATCCACAGTGGCCAGTTTTTGGGGAACAACAATGTTGAGGATTTCAGAGCCTTCTGACACTAAGCTGAACAGCTGCTGCTCTTTGTCTTCCTGAGGATCAGTTGTTTCCTCTTGGTCTCCTTCTCCTTCACTTTTCAAATTTGGTTGAGAGACTTCCACTAACTCTGGCCGCCCTGAGATGTTCTCAGAACTTTCTGCCAGGACTTCTCGCTTTCTGTCTGCTTTGCTTTTCGGCCCACTTGCCCTCTCCTTGGTTTTCCTGCTTCTTGAGATAAGCTCCTCTTCcatgacaaaaatgattttGCCTGCTGGATGAGACCCAGATGTTGCAGGTCGTATTGCAACCGAAGAGCTGAGATCCACAGAGGGGAGTCCACCTTCAGACATCCATGGTGTGGTGCAGCGACTGGGCGTCGTC contains the following coding sequences:
- the si:ch1073-398f15.1 gene encoding cardiomyopathy-associated protein 5 — translated: MATAMEDFAQSDVDPEMTVLTSEDITEQNLDVTDEVETLQNSLREAVHDDNVRPKMQCLMMDSSFSMVTMQGEDSGIAWETTPSRCTTPWMSEGGLPSVDLSSSVAIRPATSGSHPAGKIIFVMEEELISRSRKTKERASGPKSKADRKREVLAESSENISGRPELVEVSQPNLKSEGEGDQEETTDPQEDKEQQLFSLVSEGSEILNIVVPQKLATVDEEVSKEMVDNLSYLEESLVPKASEEIHENELLISVESGPTIDYRVNPCPPVDLDSMDPPGAPVARMQSRAAAGNVDYFEAFALIDAQAPGGPAVTAEGQVEPEAKTATESQYTEKHAQTKETTSTKSADVDKSDTISLVELADELLDEVFYGGTDDYFLKSPGATDGGGAAESAPSRLPSKQSGSNLFGSQEDVLTPIFLPEGPSKIIDPILLEEPKAMAFLYTDLYEEALGSRIKEEDTESVTSEKSFHSRHSDREARGYLEKYVLIDETPVVEGEPTDKEKCPVEGPRIISEDLYDLGVFVTKPEKGEVPNSEDDITDFFRSSANSSPCDIEPFPRLLEEDDTQTAKKSKSKTVRSVSITVEKPTEIPVDQLSISSFEFPSEEADWTSIDDHPAALEESNVCVRDLWKKDSEIDKPVAPPRRKVASPPKTCLDLTPLTPVDVIVQENEEAGGKEQREEEKETASPAETADEGDGDGEENALAVAKTEAESVQDGNEVTTRDERDGKPTEGEDAKPEEEEERSQTETVTKQTELETDVKSSETDPTENNAEKQEDSSTVFPTEQAKNKGQCTIL